From one bacterium genomic stretch:
- a CDS encoding M2 family metallopeptidase, producing MSLSRTLLLAALLAAVVPTGCRQPADDLDAFLADYNVLYRDLWQRAEGARWDANVDVGEATSAARVAAEEEFAARLGEAGLIAKARAFLERDDLTFVQRQQLKYVLLNAAKFPGTIPEVTSRLIRAEAAQNERLFGYAFSVTLPDGTARPTDSNEITTQLADSRDLAERRAYWEASKAIGPTLRDGLVELRDLRNETARSMGHSSYFGMEVSEYGMTPAEMMALMDEVLAGLRPLYEQLHCWARYELAARYGEPVPALIPAHWLGNKWAQDWPGIVEGVDLDALVAGRDPKWMVEQAERYYTSMGFEPLPASFHANSDLFALPDGATRTKNSHASAWHIDLDRDVRSLMSVEPTFDWLQTTHHELGHIYYYLSYSNPEVPFVLRTGANRAFHEGVGTLIELVAGQTAYLQEIGLMAAADEPDRISWLLNQALLGPVTFLPFACGTMTHWEHDFYEEPLAADRMNARWWEHVARYQGVAPPAPRGEEWCDAATKTHINDDAAQYYDYALSSVILHQLHDHICREILHQDPQTATYYGNEEVGAYLRAILEPGATRDWRELMREATGEDLSSRAMLAYFAPLQAWLEEQNRGRSVGF from the coding sequence ATGTCCCTGTCGCGCACCCTGCTGCTCGCAGCCCTGCTCGCCGCCGTCGTCCCGACCGGCTGCCGGCAGCCGGCCGACGACCTCGACGCCTTCCTCGCCGACTACAACGTCCTGTACCGCGACCTCTGGCAGAGGGCCGAAGGCGCGCGCTGGGACGCCAACGTCGACGTCGGCGAAGCCACCTCGGCCGCGCGCGTCGCCGCCGAGGAGGAGTTCGCCGCCCGCCTCGGCGAGGCCGGCCTGATCGCGAAGGCCCGCGCCTTCCTGGAGCGCGACGACCTGACCTTCGTGCAGCGCCAGCAGCTGAAGTACGTGCTGCTGAACGCCGCCAAGTTCCCCGGCACCATCCCCGAGGTGACCTCGCGGCTGATCCGCGCCGAGGCCGCGCAGAACGAGCGCCTGTTCGGCTACGCGTTCTCGGTCACACTGCCCGACGGCACGGCGCGACCCACCGACTCCAACGAGATCACCACGCAGCTGGCCGACTCGCGCGACCTCGCCGAGCGGCGCGCCTACTGGGAGGCGAGCAAGGCCATCGGCCCGACCCTGCGCGACGGTCTGGTCGAGCTGCGGGACCTGCGCAACGAGACGGCGCGCAGCATGGGCCACTCCTCGTACTTCGGCATGGAGGTCAGCGAGTACGGCATGACCCCGGCGGAGATGATGGCCCTGATGGACGAGGTCCTGGCGGGCCTGCGCCCGCTCTACGAGCAGCTGCACTGCTGGGCGCGGTACGAACTGGCCGCCCGCTACGGCGAGCCCGTGCCCGCCCTGATCCCGGCCCACTGGCTCGGCAACAAGTGGGCCCAGGACTGGCCCGGCATCGTCGAGGGCGTCGATCTGGACGCCCTGGTCGCCGGCCGCGACCCGAAGTGGATGGTCGAGCAGGCCGAGCGCTACTACACGAGCATGGGGTTCGAGCCGCTGCCCGCCTCGTTCCACGCGAACAGCGACCTGTTCGCGCTGCCCGACGGCGCGACGCGCACCAAGAACTCCCACGCCTCGGCCTGGCACATCGACCTGGACCGCGACGTGCGCTCGCTGATGAGCGTCGAGCCCACCTTCGACTGGCTGCAGACGACCCACCACGAGCTGGGCCACATCTACTACTACCTCTCCTACAGCAACCCCGAGGTGCCGTTCGTGCTGCGCACCGGCGCCAACCGCGCCTTCCACGAGGGCGTCGGCACGCTGATCGAGCTGGTCGCCGGCCAGACCGCCTACCTGCAGGAGATCGGCCTGATGGCCGCGGCCGACGAGCCCGACCGCATCAGCTGGCTGCTGAACCAGGCCCTGCTGGGCCCGGTCACCTTCCTGCCCTTCGCCTGCGGCACCATGACCCACTGGGAGCACGACTTCTACGAGGAGCCGCTGGCGGCCGACCGGATGAACGCGCGCTGGTGGGAGCACGTCGCCCGCTACCAAGGCGTCGCCCCGCCCGCCCCGCGCGGCGAGGAGTGGTGCGACGCGGCGACCAAGACCCACATCAACGACGACGCGGCCCAGTACTACGACTACGCGCTGTCGAGCGTGATCCTGCACCAGCTCCACGACCACATCTGCCGCGAGATCCTGCACCAGGACCCGCAGACCGCGACCTACTACGGCAACGAGGAGGTCGGCGCCTACCTGCGCGCGATCCTGGAGCCAGGCGCCACCCGCGACTGGCGCGAGCTGATGCGCGAGGCCACAGGCGAGGACCTCTCCAGCCGCGCGATGCTGGCCTACTTCGCCCCGCTGCAGGCGTGGCTGGAGGAGCAGAACCGGGGCCGCAGCGTGGGATTCTGA
- a CDS encoding MBL fold metallo-hydrolase: MRRFPIFALAAATLLAGGAAGPATAQDFGPIQFRTEELAPGVHLLQGAGGNVLACAGDGKLLLIDADYEQMADKLLAAAAALESGPVALAVATHWHFDHVGGFGALAAAGAVLAAHESVPGWMAAPQHLDVLDHDVAASPASALPRICVGDTLTLRWGDETVGLRHVAGHTGGDLVVRLHRADVVHAGDLFFNCGYPYIDTAHGGTIDGMIRGVRYVLSLCGPGTRVVPGHGPVATPAELRVYLGILEEYRRIVAAEKAAGRSLEEVVAARPAAALDDQWGKAMFPPEAFIEMIWLSVP, from the coding sequence ATGAGGCGATTCCCAATCTTCGCGTTGGCTGCGGCCACCCTGCTGGCCGGCGGCGCCGCCGGTCCCGCGACGGCCCAGGATTTCGGGCCGATCCAGTTCCGCACCGAGGAACTGGCCCCGGGCGTGCACCTGCTGCAGGGCGCCGGCGGCAACGTGCTGGCCTGCGCCGGCGACGGCAAGCTCCTGCTGATCGACGCCGACTACGAGCAGATGGCCGACAAGCTGCTCGCGGCCGCGGCGGCGCTGGAGTCCGGACCGGTCGCCCTGGCCGTCGCGACCCACTGGCACTTCGACCACGTCGGCGGTTTCGGCGCGCTGGCCGCGGCGGGCGCCGTGCTCGCGGCTCACGAGTCGGTTCCCGGCTGGATGGCCGCGCCCCAACACCTGGACGTGCTCGACCACGACGTCGCGGCCTCGCCGGCTTCGGCGCTGCCGCGGATCTGCGTCGGCGACACGCTGACCCTGCGCTGGGGCGACGAAACGGTCGGCCTGCGCCACGTGGCCGGCCACACCGGCGGCGACCTCGTCGTCCGCCTGCACCGCGCCGACGTCGTGCACGCGGGCGACCTCTTCTTCAACTGCGGCTACCCCTACATCGACACCGCACACGGCGGCACGATCGACGGCATGATCCGCGGCGTGCGGTACGTGCTGTCGCTGTGCGGCCCCGGCACGCGCGTCGTGCCGGGCCACGGGCCCGTCGCCACGCCCGCGGAACTGCGCGTCTACCTCGGCATCCTCGAGGAATATCGACGGATCGTCGCCGCCGAGAAGGCGGCCGGCCGCTCCCTCGAGGAGGTCGTGGCCGCCCGGCCCGCGGCGGCCCTCGATGATCAATGGGGAAAGGCCATGTTCCCGCCCGAAGCGTTCATCGAAATGATCTGGCTGTCGGTTCCCTGA